The following proteins are co-located in the Lacticaseibacillus paracasei subsp. paracasei genome:
- a CDS encoding arginine repressor encodes MNKSERQAALTRIINQKPIATQEELLAALKAAGIDATQATISRDIREMKIVKSQDATGTLRYTIFRGSSESQLERLGRSIREVGLSITRVHFMNVIKTLPSNGNLLAAIIDDIGFEQVVGTIAGHDTIVVISPDEKQAKWFEAAYRQAFNS; translated from the coding sequence ATGAATAAAAGTGAACGCCAAGCGGCCTTAACACGAATCATTAATCAAAAGCCAATCGCCACGCAGGAAGAGTTATTGGCAGCATTAAAAGCGGCTGGTATTGATGCGACGCAAGCCACGATTTCGCGCGACATTCGCGAGATGAAGATCGTCAAATCGCAGGACGCAACCGGGACGTTACGTTATACCATTTTTCGCGGCTCTTCAGAGTCCCAGTTAGAACGGTTAGGTCGCTCAATTCGCGAAGTCGGGCTGTCAATTACTCGGGTGCATTTCATGAACGTGATCAAAACGTTACCGAGCAACGGCAATTTATTGGCAGCGATTATTGATGACATCGGTTTTGAGCAAGTTGTCGGCACCATCGCTGGTCATGACACGATTGTCGTGATTAGCCCGGATGAGAAGCAGGCAAAATGGTTTGAAGCGGCTTATCGGCAAGCCTTCAATTCGTAA
- the argS gene encoding arginine--tRNA ligase produces MDFKELVVKALEPALAGQLDAAAIKSLIETPKSSDLGDYAFPTFSLAKIMHRAPKMIASDLVGQIDVTPFEKVKAVGGYVNFYLDKISFAHDVLKVIAQAGEHYGDANIGSGNVPIDMSSPNIAKPMSMGHLRSTVIGNALANILSKIGYTPIKINHLGDWGTQFGKLIVAYKKWGSEDAVKADPIKNLLHYYVEFHEKAEANPELGDEARAWFKRLEDGDEEAIALWRWFRTVSLAEFNRIYKILGVDFDSYNGEAFYNDKMADVVKRLEDKHLLKTSQGAEIVDLSAYNLNPALIKKSDGATLYMTRDLAAAIFRKEHYHFVQSLYVVGNEQREHFQQLKAVLLEMGYDWANDIHHIPFGLITANGKKLSTRKGNIILLENVLRDAVGLAKQQIAEKHPDLPNADKVAHEVGVGAVIFHDLKNERLDNFDFNLEEVVRFEGETGPYVQYTNARANSILRKAAIDPAPEVALSDPAAWDVLRALGDYPSMVLRAAKEYEPSVIAKYALRLAKAFNKYYANVKVLVEDSELPARLAMVKATTQVLTNALQLLGVGAPEEM; encoded by the coding sequence ATGGATTTTAAAGAACTTGTTGTTAAGGCACTTGAACCAGCACTTGCCGGTCAATTAGACGCGGCTGCGATCAAGTCCTTGATTGAAACACCCAAATCATCAGACTTAGGAGATTATGCTTTTCCAACCTTTTCCTTGGCGAAGATCATGCATCGCGCACCAAAGATGATTGCGAGCGATTTGGTCGGTCAAATTGATGTGACCCCGTTTGAAAAAGTGAAGGCTGTTGGTGGCTATGTTAACTTTTATCTGGATAAAATCAGTTTTGCCCACGATGTGTTGAAAGTGATCGCGCAAGCTGGCGAGCATTATGGTGATGCTAATATCGGCAGCGGGAATGTACCGATCGACATGAGCAGCCCGAACATTGCTAAACCAATGTCCATGGGGCACTTACGCTCAACCGTGATTGGCAATGCCTTAGCCAACATTCTCAGCAAAATCGGGTATACACCGATTAAAATTAATCACCTTGGCGACTGGGGCACACAATTTGGTAAACTGATTGTGGCGTACAAGAAGTGGGGATCCGAGGACGCTGTCAAAGCCGATCCGATCAAAAATCTATTGCATTACTATGTGGAATTTCATGAGAAGGCCGAGGCAAATCCCGAGTTGGGCGATGAGGCCCGTGCTTGGTTTAAGCGGCTGGAAGATGGCGATGAAGAAGCCATTGCGCTTTGGCGCTGGTTCCGCACAGTTTCACTGGCTGAGTTCAATCGAATTTACAAAATTCTCGGTGTTGATTTTGATTCTTACAATGGCGAAGCCTTTTATAATGACAAAATGGCTGATGTGGTGAAGCGGCTTGAAGACAAGCATTTGCTGAAAACTAGTCAAGGTGCCGAAATTGTGGATTTGAGTGCGTATAACTTGAATCCAGCGCTGATCAAGAAGTCAGATGGCGCAACGCTGTATATGACGCGTGATCTCGCTGCTGCGATTTTCCGGAAAGAACATTATCATTTTGTTCAAAGCCTGTACGTTGTTGGTAATGAACAACGCGAACACTTCCAGCAGTTAAAAGCCGTCTTGTTAGAAATGGGTTACGACTGGGCGAATGATATTCACCACATTCCATTTGGGCTGATTACGGCGAATGGCAAGAAGTTGTCAACGCGTAAAGGCAACATTATCTTACTGGAAAATGTTTTGCGCGATGCTGTCGGTCTGGCGAAACAACAAATTGCTGAAAAGCATCCCGATTTACCAAATGCGGATAAAGTTGCGCATGAAGTCGGTGTCGGCGCCGTCATTTTCCATGACTTGAAGAACGAACGCTTAGACAACTTCGACTTCAACTTAGAAGAAGTCGTGCGTTTTGAAGGTGAAACTGGTCCATATGTACAGTACACGAACGCGCGGGCTAATAGCATTTTGCGGAAGGCTGCGATTGACCCGGCGCCTGAAGTGGCTTTAAGTGATCCAGCGGCTTGGGACGTTTTGCGCGCCCTTGGCGATTACCCAAGCATGGTCTTGCGTGCAGCCAAGGAATATGAACCTTCTGTGATTGCTAAGTATGCACTACGCTTGGCAAAAGCTTTCAATAAGTATTATGCCAATGTCAAAGTGCTGGTTGAGGACAGTGAGCTGCCAGCTCGATTGGCGATGGTTAAGGCGACGACACAAGTGCTAACAAATGCGCTGCAACTGTTGGGTGTCGGTGCGCCAGAAGAAATGTAA
- a CDS encoding dihydroorotate oxidase has protein sequence MTDLQTSIGDFQFDNVFMNASGVRCYTEEDLDALAQSDAGTFVTKSATQAKRLGNPSPRYARLELGSINSMGLPNEGLDYYLNYALKFQEKHPGQWIFLSVAGLTMEENLAMAHTIEDSDFNGLVEFNLSCPNVPGKPQTGYDFDRTKEVLTNLFTFFTKPAGVKLPPYFDLAQFDQMAAILNQFPLQFVNSINSLGNGLMIDPETDTALIKPKGGFGGIGGAYAKPIALANVRAFSQRLDPKIQLIGTGGVTNGRDAYDLILAGASLVQVGTLLQEEGPAVFTRLSRELQAVMQTKGYTNLSDFKGQLKTQ, from the coding sequence ATGACTGACCTGCAAACAAGTATTGGCGACTTTCAATTTGATAATGTGTTCATGAACGCAAGCGGTGTACGCTGCTACACCGAGGAAGACTTAGATGCGTTGGCACAAAGTGATGCTGGGACCTTTGTCACTAAAAGTGCTACCCAAGCAAAACGCCTCGGCAATCCCAGCCCGCGCTATGCTCGACTAGAACTCGGCTCTATCAATTCGATGGGCTTACCTAATGAGGGCCTCGATTACTATCTCAACTACGCCTTGAAGTTTCAGGAAAAGCATCCAGGTCAATGGATTTTTCTGTCAGTTGCCGGCTTGACAATGGAAGAAAATCTCGCCATGGCACACACTATCGAAGACTCCGATTTTAATGGCTTGGTCGAGTTTAACCTGAGCTGCCCAAATGTTCCGGGTAAACCCCAAACCGGTTACGATTTTGACCGAACCAAGGAAGTGCTTACCAACCTCTTCACGTTCTTTACCAAACCAGCAGGCGTTAAATTGCCACCTTATTTTGACCTCGCGCAATTCGACCAAATGGCTGCCATCTTAAATCAGTTCCCGTTGCAATTTGTGAATTCTATTAACAGTCTCGGCAACGGCCTCATGATCGATCCCGAAACTGACACAGCGTTAATTAAGCCAAAAGGCGGCTTTGGCGGTATTGGCGGCGCCTATGCGAAACCAATCGCACTAGCCAATGTCCGTGCCTTTTCACAGCGGCTGGACCCGAAGATTCAGCTTATCGGCACTGGTGGTGTGACCAATGGCCGTGATGCCTATGATCTCATCCTCGCCGGTGCGAGTTTGGTTCAAGTTGGCACCTTGCTTCAAGAAGAAGGACCGGCCGTATTCACCCGCCTGAGCCGTGAACTTCAGGCTGTCATGCAGACCAAGGGATATACCAACCTTAGCGACTTTAAAGGACAATTGAAAACCCAATGA
- a CDS encoding glycerophosphoryl diester phosphodiesterase membrane domain-containing protein: MTNEKMKVWAYFKHNAGDFSRHWGAYIMLISVTNLFIGLAVIPFFNFAAQQTLRIGHVPYITLTNLGQILTHDPGVAAVLTLLGLLLLLFVYWQFTFLILGIQNIHRQTRLSFFQLAIATLKKTHRLTPTTIAVLIAYFVLIFPFSSVVFKTSLLAKLTIPDFIVDFIFARWYLGLLVIALYMMGTWLAVRLLPLLPALILSETPPRKAVAKTWRMTRGQTWRTLLAVLLIFIPVAVLTTLLTIGLYLLQSYLDSHWEHWALLGATINLGVLQVVMLLLTVFFTVMLYQLGTSQAETFQLIPNQDLIARVPKRRRNLLFRIGAVGLIALVIGGSSLFYYAYLTGALASQPLTISHRGVDDGNGVQNTIPALQATAKEKPDYVEMDLHETKDHQFVVMHDENLKDLTGVDAKPHQLTLSEMTKLTARENGHTAKVASFDQYLAAAERLHQKLLIEIKTTPEDSPQMMNHFIQLYGQRLLADHDQLHSLDYQVVTTMRKQVPKLKTFFILPYTLVFPETPASGYTLETTTLAMRVIDEAHNRDQKVYAWTVNDSDDMEKVAFMDADGIITDQLGELKTTLYQMNHHPSYADQILQYLTSFSDDAEN; this comes from the coding sequence ATGACGAACGAAAAAATGAAGGTTTGGGCATACTTTAAACACAACGCTGGCGACTTTAGCCGGCATTGGGGCGCGTATATCATGCTCATCAGCGTCACTAATCTATTTATTGGGTTAGCTGTGATCCCGTTTTTTAATTTTGCTGCTCAGCAAACGTTGCGAATTGGTCACGTGCCTTACATTACCTTGACGAACCTCGGACAAATTCTGACTCATGATCCCGGAGTTGCTGCAGTTCTCACCTTGTTGGGGCTGCTACTACTGTTATTCGTTTACTGGCAGTTCACCTTCTTGATTCTAGGTATTCAAAACATTCATCGGCAAACTCGCTTAAGCTTCTTTCAATTAGCAATCGCGACTTTGAAAAAAACCCACCGCCTAACACCGACAACCATCGCTGTCTTAATCGCTTACTTTGTTTTAATCTTTCCATTTTCAAGCGTTGTTTTCAAAACAAGCTTGCTGGCCAAATTAACCATTCCCGATTTCATCGTCGATTTTATTTTTGCCCGATGGTATCTCGGCCTACTGGTCATAGCGCTTTACATGATGGGTACCTGGCTCGCCGTTCGCTTGTTGCCGTTATTACCTGCTTTAATTTTGAGCGAAACCCCTCCTCGAAAAGCGGTTGCCAAAACTTGGCGGATGACGCGCGGCCAAACTTGGCGCACATTGTTAGCAGTCTTGTTAATCTTCATACCGGTAGCTGTTCTGACCACTTTGCTGACCATTGGCCTATATTTACTTCAGTCATACTTGGACAGTCACTGGGAACATTGGGCCTTACTTGGAGCAACCATCAACCTTGGTGTGTTGCAAGTGGTTATGCTGCTATTAACAGTGTTCTTTACCGTTATGCTTTATCAATTGGGAACCTCGCAGGCAGAGACATTTCAACTCATTCCCAACCAAGACTTGATTGCCCGAGTCCCAAAACGTCGGCGCAATCTTCTTTTCCGAATTGGCGCCGTTGGCTTAATTGCGTTAGTCATCGGTGGCAGCAGTCTTTTCTACTACGCTTATCTGACTGGTGCACTGGCAAGTCAGCCGTTAACTATCTCACACCGCGGGGTTGATGATGGTAACGGAGTCCAAAATACAATCCCAGCGTTACAAGCCACCGCTAAAGAAAAACCGGATTATGTTGAGATGGATTTGCACGAAACCAAAGACCATCAATTTGTCGTCATGCATGACGAGAACCTGAAAGATCTAACCGGTGTCGATGCCAAACCACATCAGCTGACTTTATCAGAGATGACCAAACTGACAGCTCGCGAGAATGGGCACACCGCCAAAGTCGCTAGTTTTGACCAGTATTTGGCGGCTGCGGAACGACTGCATCAAAAGTTATTGATCGAAATTAAGACCACACCTGAAGACAGCCCACAAATGATGAATCATTTTATTCAACTATACGGGCAACGACTTCTAGCCGATCATGATCAGTTGCATTCGCTCGATTATCAAGTTGTCACAACCATGCGCAAACAAGTGCCAAAGTTGAAAACTTTTTTCATTTTGCCGTATACGCTCGTCTTTCCTGAAACACCAGCTAGTGGTTACACACTTGAAACAACCACGTTAGCCATGCGGGTGATTGACGAAGCGCATAATCGTGATCAAAAAGTCTATGCTTGGACTGTCAATGACAGCGATGATATGGAAAAAGTAGCTTTCATGGATGCGGATGGGATTATCACAGATCAATTGGGTGAATTAAAAACAACACTATATCAAATGAACCACCATCCAAGTTATGCTGATCAGATTTTGCAATATCTGACGAGCTTTTCTGATGATGCTGAAAACTAG
- a CDS encoding adaptor protein MecA encodes MEMERINANTIRVMLGNDDLAQRGITVLDLLGNHKQIESFFYSILDEVDKDHTFATNEAVTFQVMPSQSGLELLISKSGQKNDDSAADQTDDEGTDTQVPDYIRQQLQGLDASDQQDHQAVDEGGYIDADKAPQTELVLKLKDFEDFISLADTLRLEGGKSDLYRYKNAYYLVLTFYPNEISSDEAHDQMAVAMEFGDRSPLSSAVLSEYGKRLMETSALETARYYFK; translated from the coding sequence ATGGAAATGGAACGGATTAACGCAAATACGATCCGGGTCATGTTAGGCAACGATGATCTAGCGCAGCGTGGGATCACGGTTTTGGATCTGTTAGGCAATCATAAACAGATTGAGAGCTTCTTCTATAGTATCCTCGATGAGGTCGATAAAGATCATACGTTTGCTACAAATGAGGCCGTGACGTTTCAGGTCATGCCGAGTCAGTCCGGACTCGAATTGCTGATCAGTAAAAGTGGTCAAAAAAACGATGATAGCGCAGCCGATCAGACTGATGACGAAGGTACGGATACCCAAGTGCCTGATTATATTCGTCAGCAACTGCAAGGACTTGATGCCAGTGATCAACAAGATCATCAGGCAGTTGATGAAGGCGGCTATATTGATGCCGACAAAGCACCACAGACTGAGCTTGTTTTGAAATTAAAGGACTTTGAAGATTTTATTAGTTTAGCAGATACATTGCGGCTCGAAGGCGGAAAGAGCGATCTTTATCGTTATAAGAACGCTTATTATCTGGTACTGACCTTTTATCCAAATGAGATTTCGTCTGACGAGGCGCACGATCAAATGGCCGTCGCGATGGAATTTGGCGATCGGTCACCGTTGTCATCAGCGGTGCTGTCTGAGTATGGCAAACGCTTGATGGAAACCAGCGCATTAGAAACAGCTAGGTATTACTTCAAGTAA
- the spxA gene encoding transcriptional regulator SpxA: MVILYTSPSCTSCRKARAWLKENKIPFEERNIFSDPLNVDEIKRLLRMTEDGTEEIISTRSKIFQELGINIDDLSTGTLIKLVAKYPGLLRRPIMMDDKRLQVGYNEDEIRRFLPRSVRTMELQQAQLLAGF; this comes from the coding sequence ATGGTTATTTTATATACATCCCCAAGTTGCACATCTTGTCGGAAGGCGCGCGCCTGGTTGAAGGAAAATAAAATTCCATTCGAGGAACGTAATATTTTTTCTGATCCATTGAACGTAGATGAAATCAAACGGTTACTGAGAATGACCGAAGATGGCACTGAAGAAATTATTTCAACACGTTCGAAAATCTTCCAGGAGCTGGGTATTAATATTGATGACTTGTCAACTGGTACGTTAATTAAGCTGGTTGCCAAGTATCCTGGCTTGCTACGTCGCCCGATTATGATGGACGATAAACGTCTGCAGGTTGGTTATAACGAGGATGAAATTCGGCGTTTCTTGCCGCGTTCTGTCCGAACAATGGAGCTGCAACAAGCACAACTACTTGCAGGTTTTTAA
- a CDS encoding MBL fold metallo-hydrolase codes for MKLTVLGYLGGYPDAGHATSTYLIESGDYHLLMDLGSGGLLSLEQQFDPLKLDAVLLTHYHHDHIADVGVLQYYYQLRKGDKKLSPLPIYGHTKDPLNFASLTFGPYTTAKGYTADSTLHLGPLTLTFLETQHPVPAFAVRIVEDVTGKTLVNTSDTRCFPALAPFSKDADLLMADTNFLADQPQPRWHLTAPEAGKLAKDAQVKRLLLTHLPQQLDLVTLKQQAQTAAGGIPIQLAEDDLTISI; via the coding sequence ATGAAATTGACAGTTTTAGGTTATCTTGGCGGCTACCCAGATGCGGGTCACGCGACCAGCACTTACCTTATTGAAAGTGGTGACTATCATTTATTGATGGATTTAGGTAGCGGCGGCTTGCTTTCACTAGAGCAGCAGTTTGATCCATTAAAATTAGATGCAGTTTTATTGACTCACTACCATCATGATCACATCGCGGATGTCGGTGTTTTGCAGTACTATTATCAATTGCGAAAAGGGGACAAAAAGTTGTCACCGTTGCCGATATATGGGCATACAAAAGACCCGTTGAACTTTGCTAGTTTAACGTTTGGCCCTTATACAACGGCTAAAGGCTATACGGCAGACAGCACTTTGCATCTCGGCCCTTTAACGTTAACTTTCCTTGAAACCCAACATCCGGTGCCAGCGTTTGCTGTTCGAATCGTTGAAGACGTCACTGGTAAAACACTTGTCAATACAAGTGATACGCGTTGTTTCCCGGCACTGGCACCGTTTTCTAAAGATGCGGATCTTTTGATGGCAGATACCAATTTTCTAGCAGATCAGCCACAACCGCGTTGGCATCTCACAGCACCAGAAGCGGGAAAACTAGCCAAAGACGCTCAAGTAAAGCGCTTATTATTGACACATTTGCCGCAACAGCTTGATCTTGTCACCTTGAAACAGCAAGCACAGACTGCTGCTGGGGGTATACCAATTCAATTGGCAGAGGATGACTTGACAATCTCAATCTGA
- a CDS encoding monooxygenase codes for MSTIQTVFGSKSFLVKLLDERHDPQLKLLKPAEEGLDYMIYDPSGKAHFSAPLQYETLADLGTPADNGYIHFMYFNLSSDDVKVFLAKIKDLIDKHDIFLGQTQVLVAQKVKHPDDFVVVSGWQSSNDYYEFKNTPALSAVKEFIRRAASANGFHQAGYAVIDPHQKN; via the coding sequence ATGTCCACAATACAAACAGTCTTCGGCAGCAAGTCGTTCCTTGTCAAACTGCTAGACGAACGTCATGACCCGCAATTGAAACTGTTGAAACCAGCTGAAGAGGGTTTGGATTACATGATCTATGACCCCAGCGGAAAAGCACACTTTTCCGCGCCCTTGCAATATGAAACCCTTGCGGATTTAGGTACGCCCGCCGACAATGGTTATATTCACTTCATGTACTTTAATTTGAGTAGCGATGACGTGAAAGTTTTCCTTGCCAAAATTAAGGATCTCATTGATAAGCATGATATTTTTCTTGGTCAAACTCAAGTCTTAGTCGCCCAGAAAGTCAAACACCCAGACGACTTTGTGGTCGTATCAGGTTGGCAATCCAGTAACGACTACTACGAGTTTAAGAATACGCCGGCCTTGTCAGCAGTCAAGGAGTTCATTCGTCGCGCGGCCTCCGCAAACGGCTTCCATCAGGCTGGCTATGCGGTGATTGATCCGCATCAGAAAAACTAA
- a CDS encoding FtsX-like permease family protein has translation MWHLIKTNLRRHRHEDGLQVLVAALISAVMYAIGAVANNEPILSDASKRLGDLDIVPILLMIVMMVLALFAISFLLYFNTLLIARRDREIGLYRLLGLSGAKLGLLVCIESLMIGIFGMALGLLLGLIISPLLGMVLIRLMALHTPISLMLSFPAMVDVVILMGVVYLLVGSINAIYVQNPLRNFIRQQDVSAAPKPQTWWRFSLGIAGVVLLAGSLFTMVHLLPVSGVLMHILPRTQGRLIPPLLMGFMLVALLLGLFLVFEEFLPGIVAWFQQRSQMKTRNAHAISRHLIIKRLQGNAHSLWLTTLLCAITITMLGSSAMLFQYNQDLVQREIPTTVVAAGAGVDNVTKILAKAKVKPTQAIILSSKLVYAEIRLRDQADQVRKQPGVYNVIAMRDYQRAAHLQHYLAPVRLRGNEALLMLPTRTSFRPVGARRNPDRAIILPGSDASLLLTRTTNLFPTGRNNFFDRGLLVSDRTFDMLEGTTDRLYMARLPKSKATAAALRQLQHLENSQNLQEYVNIGSSERDGNDLRVTDRASTTLNFWRNPLGIQSFQQGIVNTLYGFLFFLILLLGGVFVVATGSILLLKQVIAARQEARHFQILKHLGMDPRQLRITIYRQAAVVFAVPFLFGTTIGLCMISVLTTYLDNPPSRYLGLMILIYAIIDWLFYEATVHITARMVDEPVSRWAID, from the coding sequence GTGTGGCATCTGATTAAGACAAATTTACGGCGCCATCGTCACGAGGATGGCTTGCAGGTACTAGTGGCAGCATTGATCAGTGCCGTTATGTATGCCATTGGGGCGGTTGCGAATAATGAACCGATTTTGAGCGATGCCAGCAAGCGGCTTGGGGATCTGGATATTGTTCCGATTCTATTGATGATTGTGATGATGGTCTTAGCACTTTTTGCGATCAGTTTTTTGCTTTATTTCAACACTTTACTCATTGCTCGTCGTGATCGAGAAATTGGGCTATATCGTTTGCTTGGTTTGTCTGGGGCCAAATTAGGATTGTTAGTCTGTATTGAGAGTTTAATGATCGGTATATTCGGAATGGCTCTGGGTCTCTTACTCGGATTGATTATCTCACCTTTATTGGGCATGGTGCTGATTCGATTGATGGCCTTGCACACACCGATTAGTTTGATGCTCTCTTTCCCAGCTATGGTTGATGTCGTGATTTTAATGGGCGTTGTCTACCTATTAGTGGGCAGCATCAATGCCATTTATGTTCAAAACCCATTGCGTAATTTTATTCGCCAGCAGGATGTCTCGGCCGCTCCCAAACCGCAAACATGGTGGCGGTTTTCCCTTGGCATTGCTGGCGTCGTTTTGTTGGCTGGCAGTCTGTTTACGATGGTCCATTTGTTACCAGTTAGTGGCGTGTTGATGCATATACTGCCGCGAACTCAGGGGCGTTTGATTCCACCATTGTTAATGGGATTCATGCTAGTGGCTTTGTTGCTGGGACTTTTCCTCGTTTTTGAGGAGTTTCTGCCTGGCATAGTGGCTTGGTTCCAGCAACGAAGTCAAATGAAGACGCGCAATGCGCATGCCATCTCAAGACATTTGATCATTAAACGACTTCAAGGGAACGCGCATTCATTGTGGCTAACAACATTGCTGTGTGCGATTACGATTACGATGCTTGGCAGTTCTGCTATGTTGTTTCAATATAATCAGGATCTGGTTCAGCGCGAGATTCCGACGACTGTGGTTGCAGCAGGGGCAGGCGTGGATAATGTCACGAAAATTTTAGCAAAAGCTAAGGTCAAACCAACTCAAGCAATTATCCTATCTTCGAAACTTGTGTATGCCGAAATTCGACTAAGAGATCAGGCCGATCAGGTCCGAAAACAACCTGGTGTTTATAATGTGATTGCGATGCGGGATTATCAACGCGCTGCCCACTTACAGCACTATTTAGCTCCTGTTAGACTTCGTGGGAACGAAGCACTTCTAATGCTGCCAACGCGAACCAGTTTCCGACCAGTCGGTGCCCGCCGCAATCCTGATCGAGCCATCATATTGCCGGGTAGCGATGCGTCATTATTGTTAACACGAACAACCAATCTTTTCCCGACCGGCAGAAACAATTTTTTTGACCGGGGGTTGCTTGTCAGTGATCGGACGTTTGACATGCTTGAAGGAACGACTGATCGATTGTATATGGCTCGCTTACCTAAGTCCAAAGCAACCGCCGCTGCGTTGCGACAATTACAGCACTTGGAGAATAGTCAAAATCTTCAAGAGTATGTCAATATTGGCAGTTCTGAGCGGGATGGCAATGATTTGAGAGTGACAGATCGAGCCAGCACTACCTTGAACTTTTGGCGCAATCCGTTGGGAATTCAGTCCTTCCAGCAGGGAATTGTGAACACTTTGTATGGCTTTTTGTTCTTTCTGATTTTATTGCTCGGCGGCGTTTTTGTTGTGGCTACGGGTAGCATTTTACTTTTAAAACAGGTGATTGCAGCTCGCCAAGAGGCCCGACATTTTCAAATTTTAAAACATCTTGGTATGGATCCAAGGCAACTCCGTATAACGATTTATCGGCAAGCTGCGGTTGTCTTTGCGGTACCGTTTCTTTTCGGGACAACAATTGGGCTTTGTATGATTAGTGTTTTGACAACTTATCTTGATAATCCGCCTTCGCGTTATTTGGGTTTGATGATTTTGATCTATGCAATTATCGATTGGCTTTTTTATGAGGCAACTGTGCACATTACTGCCCGCATGGTAGATGAACCTGTTTCCCGTTGGGCGATTGATTAG
- a CDS encoding ABC transporter ATP-binding protein produces the protein MAILEVSNLSKIFGQRHDRVRALNDLSFQVNAGEFVGIMGPSGAGKSTLLNILATIETPSTGKVNIAGNDLEALNERQQAAFRRDHLGFVFQDFNLLDDMTVTQNVLLPLTLQQELQPDRAERLQTVANHLNLTPILQAFPGELSMGQRQRVAAARAVITQPDLLLADEPTGSLDSLAATDFLNYLRQLNEKEKTTILMVTHDPFTASFASRIIFIKDGAFFAEVTRGKSRQQFFDRIIDMEATVSGGGHTRVASD, from the coding sequence ATGGCAATTCTTGAAGTATCTAACTTGAGCAAGATTTTTGGACAACGGCATGATCGAGTTCGCGCTTTGAACGACCTTAGCTTTCAGGTCAACGCGGGTGAGTTCGTCGGCATTATGGGACCAAGTGGCGCCGGAAAGTCAACATTGCTCAATATTTTAGCAACGATTGAGACGCCAAGTACCGGAAAAGTCAATATTGCAGGGAACGATCTTGAGGCCCTTAATGAACGACAACAAGCGGCTTTTCGTCGAGATCATCTTGGTTTTGTGTTTCAAGACTTCAACTTATTGGATGATATGACGGTGACGCAAAATGTTTTGTTGCCGCTAACCTTGCAGCAAGAGCTTCAGCCTGATCGTGCTGAACGATTACAGACAGTCGCGAATCACCTTAACTTAACTCCCATTCTGCAGGCTTTTCCGGGGGAGTTAAGTATGGGACAACGACAACGCGTCGCGGCTGCTCGCGCTGTGATCACCCAACCCGATCTTTTGTTGGCAGATGAACCGACTGGCAGCCTCGATTCATTAGCAGCAACTGATTTTTTAAACTATCTGCGTCAATTAAACGAAAAAGAAAAAACCACGATATTGATGGTGACGCATGATCCCTTCACCGCGAGCTTCGCAAGTCGCATCATCTTCATCAAAGATGGGGCATTTTTTGCTGAAGTAACGCGTGGTAAGTCCCGCCAGCAGTTTTTTGACCGAATTATTGATATGGAAGCAACTGTCAGTGGAGGAGGCCATACCCGTGTGGCATCTGATTAA